A genome region from Glycine max cultivar Williams 82 chromosome 5, Glycine_max_v4.0, whole genome shotgun sequence includes the following:
- the LOC100811317 gene encoding 5-methyltetrahydropteroyltriglutamate--homocysteine methyltransferase produces the protein MASHIVGYPRMGPKRELKFALESFWEGKSSADDLQKVAADLRASIWKQMTDAGIKYIPSNTFSYYDQMLDTTAMLGAVPPRYGLNNGEIEFDTYFSMARGNASVPAMEMTKWFDTNYHFIVPELGPDVNFTYASHKAVNEYKEAKALGVDTVPVLIGPVSYLVLSKPAKGVDKSFCLLSLLPKVLAIYKEVVADLKEAGASWVQFDEPIFVLDLDSQTLQAFSTAYAELESTLSGLNVLIETYFADITAEAYQTLTALNGVTAFGFDLVRGTKTLDLIKGGFPSGKYMFAGVVDGRNIWANNLAASLDTLNSLEGIVGKDKLVVSTSCSLLHTAVDLVNETKLDNEIKSWLAFAAQKIVEVNALAKALSGQKDEAFFSSNAAAQASRKSSPRVTNEAVQKAAAALKGSDHRRATNVSARLDAQQKKFNLPILPTTTIGSFPQTVELRRVRREYKANKISEEEYVSSIKEEIRKVVELQENLDIDVLVHGEPERNDMVEYFGEQLSGFAFTVNGWVQSYGSRCVKPPIIYGDVSRPKPMTVFWSSTAQSMTKRPMKGMLTGPVTILNWSFVRNDQPRSETTYQIALAIKDEVEDLEKAGITVIQIDEAALREGLPLRKSEQANYLDWAVHSFRITNIGVQDTTQIHTHMCYSNFNDIIHSIIDMDADVITIENSRSDEKLLSVFRDGVKYGAGIGPGVYDIHSPRIPPTDEIADRINKMLAVLEKNILWVNPDCGLKTRKYPEVNPALTNMVAATKLIRNQLASGK, from the exons ATGGCTTCTCATATTGTTGGATACCCCCGCATGGGCCCCAAGAGAGAGCTGAAGTTTGCTCTGGAGTCATTCTGGGAAGGAAAGAGCAGTGCCGATGATTTGCAGAAGGTGGCTGCTGATCTCAGGGCATCCATCTGGAAGCAGATGACTGATGCTGGAATCAAGTATATCCCCAGCAACACTTTCTCGTACTATGATCAAATGCTTGATACTACCGCCATGCTTGGTGCTGTTCCACCCAGATATGGGTTGAACAATGGGGAGATAGAATTCGATACCTACTTCTCCATGGCCAGAGGTAATGCCTCTGTGCCTGCCATGGAGATGACGAAGTGGTTTGACACCAACTA CCACTTTATTGTCCCCGAATTGGGACCTGATGTGAATTTCACTTATGCTTCCCACAAGGCAGTGAATGAGTACAAGGAGGCCAAGGCG CTTGGAGTAGATACAGTTCCAGTCCTCATTGGCCCTGTATCATATTTGGTTCTCTCCAAACCTGCCAAGGGTGTTGATAAATCCTTTTGTCTTCTTTCTCTCCTCCCAAAAGTCCTTGCTATCTATAA GGAAGTTGTGGCTGATCTTAAGGAAGCTGGTGCTTCGTGGGTTCAATTCGATGAACCTATCTTTGTCTTAGACCTTGACTCTCAAACGTTGCAAGCATTTTCTACAGCATACGCAGAACTTGAATCTACTTTATCTGGCTTAAACGTTCTTATTGAGACCTACTTTGCTGACATTACCGCGGAGGCATACCAGACCCTCACAGCTCTTAATGGAGTCACAGCATTTGGATTCGATTTAGTCCGTGGAACCAAGACTCTTGATCTAATCAAGGGTGGATTTCCCAGTGGAAAATACATGTTTGCTGGAGTGGTGGATGGAAGAAACATTTGGGCTAACAATCTTGCTGCTTCTCTCGATACATTAAATAGTCTTGAGGGCATTGTGGGAAAAG ATAAACTTGTCGTGTCTACCTCCTGCTCACTTCTTCACACTGCTGTTGATCTTGTTAATGAGACCAAGTTGGATAATGAGATAAAATCATGGCTGGCTTTTGCTGCCCAAAAAATTGTTGAAGTAAATGCATTGGCCAAGgcattgtctggtcaaaaggaTGAG gcctttttctcttctaatgCTGCTGCTCAAGCTTCAAGAAAGTCCTCTCCAAGAGTGACTAATGAGGCTGTTCAGAAGGCT GCTGCTGCATTGAAGGGTTCTGATCATCGTCGTGCCACAAATGTCAGTGCTAGATTGGATGCTCAACAAAAGAAGTTCAACCTTCCAATCCTCCCAACCACCACAATTGGATCCTTCCCTCAGACTGTTGAACTGAGGAGGGTGCGTCGTGAATACAAGGCTAACAA gATCTCAGAGGAGGAGTATGTTAGTTCAATTAAAGAGGAAATCCGCAAAGTTGTTGAACTCCAAGAGAATCTTGATATCGATGTCCTGGTACACGGGGAGCCTGAG AGGAATGACATGGTGGAGTACTTTGGTGAGCAGTTGTCAGGCTTTGCCTTTACCGTTAATGGCTGGGTGCAATCTTATGGATCTCGTTGTGTGAAGCCGCCAATCATCTATGGTGATGTGAGCCGCCCCAAGCCAATGACTGTCTTCTGGTCATCCACTGCTCAGAGCATGACCAAACGCCCAATGAAGGGAATGCTTACTGGCCCTGTCACCATTCTCAACTGGTCCTTTGTTCGAAATGACCAACCTAG GTCTGAGACCACCTATCAGATTGCTTTGGCTATCAAGGATGAAGTAGAAGATCTTGAAAAGGCTGGTATTACTGTTATCCAAATTGATGAGGCTGCTTTGAGGGAGGGGCTACCATTGAGAAAGTCAGAGCAAGCTAACTACTTGGACTGGGCTGTCCATTCCTTCAGGATCACCAATATTGGTGTGCAGGATACAACTCAG ATCCACACCCACATGTGCTATTCTAACTTCAATGACATCATCCACTCAATCATTGATATGGATGCTGATGTGATTACCATTGAGAACTCTCGCTCTGATGAAAAGCTCCTGTCAGTGTTCCGTGATGGAGTTAAATATGGAGCCGGAATTGGCCCTGGAGTGTATGACATTCACTCCCCAAGAATACCACCAACTGATGAAATTGCTGATAGGATCAATAAGATGCTTGCAGTGCTTGAGAAAAACATTTTGTGGGTCAACCCTGATTGTGGGCTCAAGACTCGCAAATACCCTGAGGTGAATCCGGCCCTCACAAACATGGTTGCTGCCACAAAACTCATCCGTAACCAGCTTGCCAGTGGCAAGTGA